Proteins encoded together in one Candidatus Rokuibacteriota bacterium window:
- a CDS encoding DUF1326 domain-containing protein: MANPSWQLSGDYFETCSCTYLCPCVPTNLAGRPTKGECYFAFVFHVDRGRYGDLALDGLSFAVLGRSPGVMADGNWSVGLITDERAKPEQQQALTAVVSGQAGGPMAALAPLIGAFLGVEARPIRYEKNGMQRSVSIPGVLDQAVEGVASPARPGEPLYIDNTLHPANSRLALARSARSHLHAFGLNWDDASGQNNGHFAPFNWQGS; encoded by the coding sequence ATGGCGAACCCCTCGTGGCAGCTCAGCGGCGACTACTTTGAGACCTGCAGTTGCACGTACCTCTGCCCCTGCGTGCCGACCAACCTGGCCGGTCGGCCCACGAAGGGCGAGTGCTACTTCGCCTTCGTGTTCCATGTGGACCGGGGGCGCTACGGGGACCTGGCCCTCGACGGCCTCAGCTTCGCTGTCCTGGGGCGCAGCCCGGGCGTCATGGCGGACGGCAACTGGTCCGTCGGCTTGATCACCGACGAGCGGGCGAAGCCCGAGCAGCAGCAGGCGCTGACGGCGGTCGTGAGCGGCCAGGCCGGCGGGCCCATGGCGGCCCTCGCCCCGCTCATCGGCGCCTTCCTCGGGGTGGAGGCCAGGCCGATTCGCTATGAGAAGAACGGCATGCAACGGTCGGTCTCGATCCCGGGTGTACTGGACCAGGCCGTGGAAGGGGTGGCGAGCCCGGCCAGGCCCGGCGAGCCGCTCTACATCGACAATACCCTCCACCCCGCCAACTCCCGCCTGGCCCTCGCGCGCTCGGCGCGGAGCCACCTGCACGCGTTCGGCCTGAATTGGGACGACGCCAGCGGGCAGAACAACGGTCACTTCGCCCCGTTCAACTGGCAGGGCTCCTGA
- a CDS encoding DUF2182 domain-containing protein: MAGLAGLTAFAWLGLWLRGDGMEMGALAPRLLPWRLADLGAAAVMWATMMVAMMLPSAAPVLLLFSGAQRKRKGQAAKEAARLTALFAFGYLVVWFGWSLLAAALQWALQGLLLLSPHLAATSLLLSAAFLLLAGLYQFTPLKAACLVQCQSPLGFLLARWREGRWGALGMGLHHGAYCVGCCWALMGLLFVGGVMNLLWVAALAGFILLEKAVARGPWLSRATGLVLIGWGLYVLQSGLAS, encoded by the coding sequence ATGGCCGGGCTCGCCGGCCTGACGGCGTTCGCCTGGCTCGGCCTGTGGCTGCGCGGCGACGGGATGGAGATGGGCGCCCTCGCCCCGCGCCTCCTCCCCTGGAGGCTCGCGGACCTCGGGGCGGCGGCGGTCATGTGGGCCACGATGATGGTGGCGATGATGCTCCCCTCGGCGGCCCCGGTGCTGCTCCTCTTTTCGGGGGCCCAGCGCAAGCGGAAGGGGCAGGCTGCGAAGGAGGCCGCGCGGCTCACGGCGCTCTTCGCGTTCGGCTACCTCGTCGTCTGGTTCGGGTGGAGCCTGCTCGCCGCCGCGCTCCAGTGGGCGCTCCAGGGGCTCCTCCTGCTCTCGCCTCACCTGGCGGCGACGAGTCTCTTGCTGAGCGCGGCGTTCCTCCTCCTCGCCGGACTCTACCAGTTCACGCCGCTGAAGGCCGCCTGCCTGGTCCAGTGCCAGTCGCCCCTCGGGTTCCTCCTCGCCCGGTGGCGGGAGGGGCGGTGGGGCGCGCTCGGCATGGGGCTTCACCACGGCGCCTACTGCGTCGGCTGCTGCTGGGCGCTGATGGGGCTCCTCTTCGTGGGGGGCGTCATGAACCTCCTCTGGGTGGCCGCGCTGGCCGGGTTCATCCTGCTCGAAAAGGCCGTCGCGCGGGGCCCCTGGCTCTCGCGCGCGACGGGGCTCGTCCTCATCGGGTGGGGGCTCTACGTGCTCCAGTCCGGCTTGGCCTCCTAG
- a CDS encoding MBL fold metallo-hydrolase: MAQVFVLGAGTPTPTPARFGSAFAVEVGGEYLMFDCGPAATYKLVKAGIFPTKVDYLFFTHHHFDHDVDYPCFLLCRWDQSVGRENMLQVFGPTLTQTITERILGENGAFVHDWKARVNHPTSQRVHVNRGGTLPRKPPSVLAKDVGPGVVHQEREWRVTAAPAEHVQPWLDSLAYRLDTADGSIVFTGDTQPCQSVVDLARGADMMLCMCWDDQEQMIVMGEAPGQCGTTGAAEMAREAGVKRLVLVHIGPHLSAHGPMEKGIGDVRKVYDGEIIFAEELMPVRLRA, from the coding sequence ATGGCCCAAGTATTCGTCCTCGGCGCAGGCACCCCCACACCTACCCCGGCGCGGTTCGGTTCGGCCTTCGCCGTCGAGGTCGGCGGCGAGTATCTCATGTTCGACTGCGGGCCCGCGGCCACCTACAAGCTCGTCAAGGCTGGGATTTTCCCGACTAAAGTGGACTACCTCTTCTTCACCCACCACCACTTCGACCACGACGTGGACTACCCGTGCTTTCTGCTCTGCCGCTGGGACCAGTCGGTCGGCAGAGAGAACATGCTCCAGGTCTTCGGCCCAACCCTTACCCAGACCATCACCGAGCGCATCCTGGGCGAGAACGGCGCCTTCGTCCACGACTGGAAGGCCCGCGTGAACCACCCGACCAGCCAGCGCGTGCACGTGAACCGGGGCGGGACCCTGCCCCGGAAGCCACCCTCGGTTCTGGCAAAAGATGTGGGCCCGGGGGTGGTGCATCAGGAACGAGAGTGGCGGGTGACGGCCGCTCCCGCGGAGCACGTCCAGCCGTGGCTCGACTCCCTCGCCTACCGGCTGGATACAGCCGACGGGAGCATCGTGTTCACCGGCGACACGCAGCCATGCCAGAGCGTGGTGGACCTGGCCCGCGGTGCCGACATGATGCTCTGCATGTGCTGGGACGACCAGGAACAGATGATCGTCATGGGCGAAGCGCCGGGGCAGTGCGGCACCACCGGCGCCGCAGAGATGGCCCGGGAGGCCGGCGTTAAGCGGCTGGTGCTCGTGCACATCGGCCCGCATCTGTCCGCGCACGGGCCGATGGAGAAGGGGATAGGCGATGTGCGAAAAGTCTACGACGGCGAGATCATCTTCGCCGAGGAGCTCATGCCGGTTCGGCTGCGGGCCTAG